CTGCGCCCACACGGTGCACCCTCCCGCACTAGACCGCCAACTTTCTAACTCCTCGTTCTTCTATTGAACCTGTTAAGAGAGTGGGTTATAGCCTGCGGACAGAACCACCTTCCCAAAACCACGCCCGCGTGCCACGTGGGATATTACGCACGAAGTACCAGCGTGGACCAATGAGAGCAAAGGACTCAGAGAGACCAGGAAACAGAGGATTATAATTCGCCGCTGCCAGTTTCATGTGAGAGTATAAGTGAAATAAGTGATCAAACTCAACACAACAACACAACAcagcacaaaacaaaacaaacacaacacagTGGGAAACGAAACAAAAAAGAACTGAAGTGAGTGAGTGTTTTGTGTTTTTAAGGAAACGCATGAAGAGTGGTGACTGATGGTGGGTGAATTGGGCATGTTCGTCTAACGTAGCGGATTGTTGCTGTTTCGTTTGACTCTTTGGTTTTTGTATCGTTTTTTTCAAGGCCAAAAGGGTGGTGTGTGTATGCCGCATTCTCCATTGTTTCACCATGTCTCTGAATCATTCTCCAATGGATGTTGATGGTGAGAATTCTCATGGGAGGAGTAAGCGTAGAAAAGGGTCGAGTAAAAGAAAGCTTCTTGTCAACCAGAGAGTTGAGGTAATGCTATCtaaattctctctctcttctctcttttgtaAACATATGATCCTTTTTCGTTTTTGAAATTCTGGGTCTTCATTTGGTGATGCATTGCTCAATTATTTTGTTCTTGGTGTGTCAGTAATTCAGGTTTtgcttattttttcttctgtttttatgTTTATGATCCTTTGATGTTCTGTTGTCAATTTTTGGTTTTGATATGTTTTTCACGATTTTCCCTCTCCGATTGTTGGTTTCTTTGTCGAACCCTTGTTCAGGGTTTGCTTTGAATTCTCATGAGCCGTTCATGCAAATGATGAAAATTGAAATGAGGCACGGTTAATGGTAACATCACGTGGAGTCAATGTCATTTACAAGTCCTGATATTTTTTCTCATTGTGATTTGTGTGAGTCctggtatttattttttatcattgtcaTTTGTGTGTGTGCGTTTTAATTGTTACTTTGTGATAAACGTGAATGTGGTGATCCCTTTATCTGAAATTTCCAGTTCaggaaattaatttttcatttgattttgtttttattttcagttgaaGAGTGTGGAAGAGGGTTTTCAGGGTTCATGGCACCCAGGGACAGTAGTCCGTTGTGAGAGGCAGAAGCGTCATGTCAAATATGACAACATTCTAGAAGATGATGGATCAAAGTATCTCGTGGATGTGGTGCGTGTTTCAGCTATTTTGGATGGTCTTGGTTCTTCTTCAGATTGTAGCAATGAATGTGGATTCATTAGACCACTGCCTCCTCCGCTTGCATTTGGGGAGAGGGACCTTCCATTTGGTCTCTGTGTTGATGTGAATTATGAAGAAGCCTGGTGGGAAGGAGTTATATTTGATCACTGCAATGGAACGAAGGAGAGGAGTGTGCTCTTCCCGGATTTGGGTGATGAAATGAAGGTAGGAATTCATCATATGCGGCTAACTCAGGATTGGGATGAAGTTACTGAGAATTGGGAGTCGCGAGGGAAGTGGGTGTTCCTCGAGATGGTTGAGGAATGCGAGAAGGAATCGGTTGTTGCAGTCTCATTCAAGCAGATATGGTATGATGTGAGGGCAACAAAGGAGTTTGATGACAATATAAAGCACTGGACTTGTAATGTGAAGGAATTGTGGAGAGACCTTGTAAAAGAGGTGATTGGTAACTACTATGTTCTCACACTAGAACAAGTTTTCCCAGCCTTAAACCTTCCAGAGGATTTCTTCAAAGAAACACCAGAGTCAGTTGAACCTACTGACAGCATTCCCCTTCAAGAGGAATATGATAAAGATCCTTTGGTGGATGGGGCATCCGAGAAGGAAATTATTTTGCAGCAAGAACCAGCATCTCCAGTTCAAGAGATCATGCCTGAGGCTGGTGAAGTAATGCCAGGTGCTAGCTGTTgtggaaagaagagaaaacgtGGACGCTCAGCATCCATATATTGGGAGCCGCTGGTACTGACCAATGTTGAATTCTGTCCTGATGTTATTAACGAATATATACATGGATGTGGGAGCAAGACTGTTAGGGAACTTTTGAAGACTAAAGTAAGGAAACATCTTGCATATCTTGGATGGAAAATTGAGTGGGCTGAAGATAAATATTTTCCTGGGCGAGGACGCTACAGGTACAAGTCACCTGATGATGCACAGGAGCAGAAGGTTTACACTTCAATTATTCAAGTTTTGACACACATGCAAATGGAGTCCAACATGAACACTGTGCAGCCCCAAATTGATCACAATAGGATGCATTCTACAAATGACACTAATCTTTCACATCTGCTTTCAGATTTACCCCCAAACGACCAGGATGTAGATGTTTGTCCTCCTCCAAAACGGAAACCTTCTAATGTCAAAGTTGTAGTTGAGCCGGAATTTTGTCCTCAAGCTGTTGTTAAATATTACTTGAATGCATCAAACAAACATTGGGTTGATAGAGGAAAATGGAGACTGAAAGCAAAGAAGCATTTGTTAGCAGAAGGATGGACCTTTGACTACCCAACCAAGAAGCGAAAGACAACTTTGTACATATCTCCAGGAAATAAGTGGTTGGGCTTACTTCGAGGTGCATGCAGAATACACATTAAAGAAAAGATTTCTGAATGGACTAATTCTGGTATGATACCTTTGAATGTCCCAGCCATAAATGAGTCCGGTGAAGGTCATATTGATAGTGAGAACCTATTAAAAATTTTGTCCCAAACGCTTGAAAAAGAGTCTGAATTGCTAACTGCTTCACCAGCAAGTAGATCAACTGAGAATAGAAACCATAGATGCACCAGGAATTCAAAAGCTTCCATGCCAAAGAGCCACAGGAAAGGATTATCAACACGTGTGCTATGGTCAcgcaaaagggtgcagaaggtGTCTGCCCCTAGTCCGTCACACCAAAGACCTCGAAATGTCTCATCTTGGTTGATTGATAACAGTGTGGTGATGTCAAGATGTAAGGTCTATTGCTGGGCAGAAGGAGGCAGGAACTCTAATGTGGTTGAGGGGAGGATAACTTATGATGGAATCAAGTGTAGCTGTTGCTTGAAAATATATGGTCTTGGTGGCTTTGTTAATCATGCTGGTGGAAGTAGTGACTGCAGGCCTTCTGCTAGTATCTTTTTGAAGGATGGTAGGTCAATCTTAGATTGCATGATAAAAGCAATGCATGATCATAGAACAAGGGAAGATATGAACAGACCGTGCAGTGATCTGTGTGAAGGAGAAAATGACAACATTTGTTCTGTCTGTCAATATGGCGGTGAACTTGTTTTGTGTGACCGATGTCCATCAGCATTTCATAGCGCGTGTCTTGGTTTGGAGGTATGTTAACTGTTTTCCTTCTCAATTATgccatatataatatattaagtaCTATCTATCTTCTTGTTctatttcctttccttttccctCTTGGTGATTACTTCAATTCACTACTTTCATATATGAACAACTGGTCTTGCATCTTGGGTCTTTCATTGGGCTGATTTGCCTCTGCATGAGTAGGATATCCCTGATGGTGACTGGTTTTGTCCATCTTGTCGTTGCGGGATTTGCAGACAAACCAAAATAGAAGGGACTGAGGATGGTGATTTACTTGCTTGCATTCAATGTGAACATAAATGTAAGCTGATTTGCATATTTGCTTCAATATTTCATCCATTCTTTTTGTGAGTTTGTTTTTGCAGATGACTGCACATGTTGATCAATATTGTAatgtttatgatattttttgtcAACCCTATGTAGATCATGTTGAATGCTTgaaagatagagaaaaatctGAGTCAAGAAGATATATGAAAAATTGGCTGTGTGGAAAAGAGTGTGAACAGGTATATCAAATccacctcccttttttcttctataattaGGAGAATTTTAATCATAGTTTGCATGTAGAATTAATAAATCTGCTTGATCTCCTTtcaaactttcttttctttccttttatcttcTTCTATTTATTGTGATTTTGCATTCCATGAAAGCATTactttaccctttttttttatcaaaacaaaaGTAATCATTGCCAATTACTTCCCCATATGTAATTCTAGTTAACTATTCGGCACGAGATCTTATAGAATTAATGTTTTCTAGTCCAAGAGTTAGTTCTTTATTCAGGTCATATGTGCTTTTATTTATGGTTTTCATTTAATAGCAACAATGGAAGATTTTGGCTATGGATATGTGTTAAGACATTGCAAGAAGAACACATTTAAATTTAAGGCTTCGTTTCTTCATTATATACTGCTAGAAACATTTACCTGTGTGTATTTTTTGCAGATATATGAAGGACTCCAAAGTCTATTAGGAAAGCCACTTATAGTGGGTGCGAACAATCTAACATGGACATTGGTGAAGTTTATCAACTCTGAGAGTTGTGATGTTGGTAGTACTAAGAATGACTTATTGGCAGAGAAATACAGCAAACTCAGTGTTGCCCTTTCGGTGATGCACGAGTGTTTTGAGCCATTAAAGAACCCTTTTACTAGTAAAGATATTATTGATGATGTTATATTCAACACTAGGTCTGAAATTCTTATCCGTTAATTCATGTTCGTAAGATTTAAAGAATTCTTTGTATATTGTGTTTTTCATGCTCATAATTCTTTCTTATAGCATGCTGAGTTGAATCTGTAAATCTTTGGCTTGGATCCCATTGGTCATATTTCTATGTTAGCTGGACACTTATTTCAATAGTAAATAGCTGTGACTTATTTAGGTCAccgtaattttttaaaatgatattcaaGTGGGATCTGACAGGATAGAGTTCTG
The genomic region above belongs to Glycine max cultivar Williams 82 chromosome 14, Glycine_max_v4.0, whole genome shotgun sequence and contains:
- the LOC102661511 gene encoding uncharacterized protein isoform X1, encoding MSLNHSPMDVDGENSHGRSKRRKGSSKRKLLVNQRVELKSVEEGFQGSWHPGTVVRCERQKRHVKYDNILEDDGSKYLVDVVRVSAILDGLGSSSDCSNECGFIRPLPPPLAFGERDLPFGLCVDVNYEEAWWEGVIFDHCNGTKERSVLFPDLGDEMKVGIHHMRLTQDWDEVTENWESRGKWVFLEMVEECEKESVVAVSFKQIWYDVRATKEFDDNIKHWTCNVKELWRDLVKEVIGNYYVLTLEQVFPALNLPEDFFKETPESVEPTDSIPLQEEYDKDPLVDGASEKEIILQQEPASPVQEIMPEAGEVMPGASCCGKKRKRGRSASIYWEPLVLTNVEFCPDVINEYIHGCGSKTVRELLKTKVRKHLAYLGWKIEWAEDKYFPGRGRYRYKSPDDAQEQKVYTSIIQVLTHMQMESNMNTVQPQIDHNRMHSTNDTNLSHLLSDLPPNDQDVDVCPPPKRKPSNVKVVVEPEFCPQAVVKYYLNASNKHWVDRGKWRLKAKKHLLAEGWTFDYPTKKRKTTLYISPGNKWLGLLRGACRIHIKEKISEWTNSGMIPLNVPAINESGEGHIDSENLLKILSQTLEKESELLTASPASRSTENRNHRCTRNSKASMPKSHRKGLSTRVLWSRKRVQKVSAPSPSHQRPRNVSSWLIDNSVVMSRCKVYCWAEGGRNSNVVEGRITYDGIKCSCCLKIYGLGGFVNHAGGSSDCRPSASIFLKDGRSILDCMIKAMHDHRTREDMNRPCSDLCEGENDNICSVCQYGGELVLCDRCPSAFHSACLGLEDIPDGDWFCPSCRCGICRQTKIEGTEDGDLLACIQCEHKYHVECLKDREKSESRRYMKNWLCGKECEQIYEGLQSLLGKPLIVGANNLTWTLVKFINSESCDVGSTKNDLLAEKYSKLSVALSVMHECFEPLKNPFTSKDIIDDVIFNTRSDLNRLNFEGFYTVLLEQNEELISVATIRVFGQKVAEVPLVGTRIQYRRLGMCRILMGELEKRLTQLGVERLVLPAVSGVLETWTNSFGFAKMTNFERSQFLDYAFLDFQETIMCQKLLKRSSSPESVLTRAEMQPKPHDVFTVKCKIKFEKSSSALEVDQAEEAHKSRKDLQVVECVPTLPTSS
- the LOC102661511 gene encoding uncharacterized protein isoform X2, which gives rise to MSLNHSPMDVDGENSHGRSKRRKGSSKRKLLVNQRVELKSVEEGFQGSWHPGTVVRCERQKRHVKYDNILEDDGSKYLVDVVRVSAILDGLGSSSDCSNECGFIRPLPPPLAFGERDLPFGLCVDVNYEEAWWEGVIFDHCNGTKERSVLFPDLGDEMKVGIHHMRLTQDWDEVTENWESRGKWVFLEMVEECEKESVVAVSFKQIWYDVRATKEFDDNIKHWTCNVKELWRDLVKEVIGNYYVLTLEQVFPALNLPEDFFKETPESVEPTDSIPLQEEYDKDPLVDGASEKEIILQQEPASPVQEIMPEAGEVMPGASCCGKKRKRGRSASIYWEPLVLTNVEFCPDVINEYIHGCGSKTVRELLKTKVRKHLAYLGWKIEWAEDKYFPGRGRYRYKSPDDAQEQKVYTSIIQVLTHMQMESNMNTVQPQIDHNRMHSTNDTNLSHLLSDLPPNDQDVDVCPPPKRKPSNVKVVVEPEFCPQAVVKYYLNASNKHWVDRGKWRLKAKKHLLAEGWTFDYPTKKRKTTLYISPGNKWLGLLRGACRIHIKEKISEWTNSGMIPLNVPAINESGEGHIDSENLLKILSQTLEKESELLTASPASRSTENRNHRCTRNSKASMPKSHRKGLSTRVLWSRKRVQKVSAPSPSHQRPRNVSSWLIDNSVVMSRCKVYCWAEGGRNSNVVEGRITYDGIKCSCCLKIYGLGGFVNHAGGSSDCRPSASIFLKDGRSILDCMIKAMHDHRTREDMNRPCSDLCEGENDNICSVCQYGGELVLCDRCPSAFHSACLGLEDIPDGDWFCPSCRCGICRQTKIEGTEDGDLLACIQCEHKYHVECLKDREKSESRRYMKNWLCGKECEQIYEGLQSLLGKPLIVGANNLTWTLVKFINSESCDVGSTKNDLLAEKYSKLSVALSVMHECFEPLKNPFTSKDIIDDVIFNTRSDLNRLNFEGFYTVLLEQNEELISVATIRVFGQKVAEVPLVGTRIQYRRLGMCRILMGELEKRLTQLGVERLVLPAVSGVLETWTNSFGFAKMTNFERSQFLDYAFLDFQETIMCQKLLKRSSSPESVLTREMQPKPHDVFTVKCKIKFEKSSSALEVDQAEEAHKSRKDLQVVECVPTLPTSS